Proteins encoded in a region of the Antedon mediterranea chromosome 2, ecAntMedi1.1, whole genome shotgun sequence genome:
- the LOC140040403 gene encoding dynein light chain Tctex-type protein 2B-like isoform X1 yields the protein MNSTKEMSGGSSSLFQIKTRKPADECSIQISAFSLTNADEEYTANALPQQLYEPTYRMQPNKKLTGGVMHELISTVMDENLAEEDGFLKQEYSAVNAGKFCTTITTLIKDRLIDLGYERYKCVVQVVCVPCMGQGLDLASRMVSDTRWDDYTTKEISPNPSMKLFIHAYSVYTE from the exons atgaattcCACCAAAGAAATGAGTGGAGGATCCAGCTCTCTTTTCCAGATTAAAACACGAAAACCGGCCGATGAATGTTCAATACAAATTAGTGCTTTTTCGTT AACCAATGCAGATGAGGAATATACTGCAAATGCTCTACCACAACAACTATATGAACCGACTTATCGGATGCAGCCTAACAAAAAACTTACCGG GGGAGTAATGCATGAACTTATTTCTACCGTCATGGATGAAAATTTAGCTGAAGAAGATGGTTTTCTGAAACAAGAATATTCAGCCGTCAACGCTGGAAAG TTCTGCACGACCATAACCACACTGATTAAGGATCGTCTAATAGATCTGGGATACGAACG ataCAAGTGTGTAGTGCAAGTTGTTTGTGTACCTTGTATGGGGCAAGGATTGGACCTAGCAAGCCGAATGGTATCAGACACACGATGGGATGATTACACTACAAAAGAAATATCACCCAATCCCAGTATGAAGTTATTCATACATGCATACAGTGTTTACACTGAATAA
- the LOC140040401 gene encoding uncharacterized protein isoform X2, with the protein MINVGLTTLKNFPNLANLKKLELSDNRISSGLNHLASGSPNLTHLNLSGNKIKDFASLEPLQELKHLKALDLFNCEVTQVENYRAKVFQLLPNLKYLDGFDIKEEESIDSDDEVASGDDEEDDEEDEVAVGEDSDDDDVNAVDDDEDDDDDDDDDDDDDEDDDDDDEDDDEDEDDEDGVDGEVSDDVGLEYLAKTELPDDDEEEDDFNPDIAVEEEDDDEDDEDDDEEAVKLDGQLDDSRGQKRKRDVEDVGGEEDDED; encoded by the exons ATGATCAATGTTGGTCTCACAACATTAAAAAATTTTCCGAATTTAGCAAACCTTAAAAAG ctTGAATTAAGTGATAACAGAATATCATCCGGCTTAAATCACTTAGCTTCAGGTTCACCTAACCTCACACATCTGAATCTTAGTGGaaacaaaattaaagatttTGCATCATTAGAACCATTG CAAGAGTTAAAACATCTCAAAGCACTTGATTTATTTAACTGTGAGGTTACGCAAGTTGAAAATTACAGAGCTAAAGTTTTCCAGTTACTACCCAATTTAAAGTATCTGGATGGTTTTGATATTAAAGAAGAAGAATCCATTGATTCCGATGATGAAG tgGCATCAGgagatgatgaagaagatgatgagGAGGATGAAGTAGCCGTTGGCGAAGATTctg atgatgatgatgtaaatGCTGTAGATGATGACGaggatgacgacgatgatgatgatgacgatgatgatgacgacgaggatgatgatgacgatgatgaggATGACGATGAAGACGAAGATGATGAAGACGGTGTAGATGGAGAGGTCTCAGATGATGTTGGTTTAGAGTACTTAGCAAAAACAGAATTACCG GACGATGATGAGGAAGAAGATGACTTCAACCCTGATATTGCAGTGGAGGAAGAAGATGACGACGaagatgatgaggatgatgacgAAGAGGCTGTGAAGCTTGATGGACAATTAG ATGATTCAAGGGGGCAGAAGAGGAAACGAGATGTTGAGGACGTGGGCGGAGAGGAGGACGATGAAGATTGA
- the LOC140040402 gene encoding uncharacterized protein, with protein MADTEIEKKENLEHKETEIDTECSPKQTDVPHDDEPCNISDEKEATKTSSIKDSTPICDTETNDNELLKKYEEMFKNRFTELDPMYLKLKDTNDAECIPIVENFRPPWNPQNRDGGRGRGHGSHHHQQNRYKRRHEEYRSHDNRWGRDSYHSKYRDERQNQYHGSRHNERSNYESRDQGYRRY; from the exons ATGGCAGACACAGAAATAGAAAAGAAGGAAAACTTGGAACATAAAGAAACAGAAATTGACACAGAGTGTTCACCCAAACAAACAGATGTACCACATGATGATGAACCATGTAACATATCTGATGAGAAAGAAGCTACTAAAACTAGTAGCATCAAAGACTCAACACCTATTTGTGATACGGAAACTAATGATAATGAATTGTTAAAGAAATATGAAGAAATGTTTAAGAATAGGTTCACTGAACTTGATCCAATGTACTTAAAATTAAAGGACACTAATGATGCTGAATGCATTCCAATTGTTGAAAACTTTCGTCCACCTTGGAACCCACAGAATAG GGATGGTGGTCGTGGAAGGGGGCATGGGAGTCACCATCACCAACAAAACCGATACAAAAGGAGGCATGAAGAATACAGATCACATGACAACAGATGGGGAAGAGATAGCTACCATAGTAAGTACCGGGATGAACGGCAAAATCAATATCATGGAAGTAGACATAATGAACGTTCAAATTATGAATCTAGAGACCAAGGCTATAGAAGATACTAA
- the LOC140040401 gene encoding acidic leucine-rich nuclear phosphoprotein 32 family member A-like isoform X1: protein MENRIKLECRGMVPEKVADLNLDNCRSTGVLEGLTDEFVNLELLSMINVGLTTLKNFPNLANLKKLELSDNRISSGLNHLASGSPNLTHLNLSGNKIKDFASLEPLQELKHLKALDLFNCEVTQVENYRAKVFQLLPNLKYLDGFDIKEEESIDSDDEVASGDDEEDDEEDEVAVGEDSDDDDVNAVDDDEDDDDDDDDDDDDDEDDDDDDEDDDEDEDDEDGVDGEVSDDVGLEYLAKTELPDDDEEEDDFNPDIAVEEEDDDEDDEDDDEEAVKLDGQLDDSRGQKRKRDVEDVGGEEDDED from the exons ATGGAAAATAGGATCAAGTTAGAGTGTCGTGGTATGGTACCAGAGAAG gTTGCAGACTTAAATTTGGATAACTGCAGAAGTACAGGAGTATTAGAAGGCCTCACAGATGAATTTGTTAATTTGGAATTGCTGAGTATGATCAATGTTGGTCTCACAACATTAAAAAATTTTCCGAATTTAGCAAACCTTAAAAAG ctTGAATTAAGTGATAACAGAATATCATCCGGCTTAAATCACTTAGCTTCAGGTTCACCTAACCTCACACATCTGAATCTTAGTGGaaacaaaattaaagatttTGCATCATTAGAACCATTG CAAGAGTTAAAACATCTCAAAGCACTTGATTTATTTAACTGTGAGGTTACGCAAGTTGAAAATTACAGAGCTAAAGTTTTCCAGTTACTACCCAATTTAAAGTATCTGGATGGTTTTGATATTAAAGAAGAAGAATCCATTGATTCCGATGATGAAG tgGCATCAGgagatgatgaagaagatgatgagGAGGATGAAGTAGCCGTTGGCGAAGATTctg atgatgatgatgtaaatGCTGTAGATGATGACGaggatgacgacgatgatgatgatgacgatgatgatgacgacgaggatgatgatgacgatgatgaggATGACGATGAAGACGAAGATGATGAAGACGGTGTAGATGGAGAGGTCTCAGATGATGTTGGTTTAGAGTACTTAGCAAAAACAGAATTACCG GACGATGATGAGGAAGAAGATGACTTCAACCCTGATATTGCAGTGGAGGAAGAAGATGACGACGaagatgatgaggatgatgacgAAGAGGCTGTGAAGCTTGATGGACAATTAG ATGATTCAAGGGGGCAGAAGAGGAAACGAGATGTTGAGGACGTGGGCGGAGAGGAGGACGATGAAGATTGA
- the LOC140040403 gene encoding dynein light chain Tctex-type protein 2B-like isoform X2 — MQPNKKLTGGVMHELISTVMDENLAEEDGFLKQEYSAVNAGKFCTTITTLIKDRLIDLGYERYKCVVQVVCVPCMGQGLDLASRMVSDTRWDDYTTKEISPNPSMKLFIHAYSVYTE, encoded by the exons ATGCAGCCTAACAAAAAACTTACCGG GGGAGTAATGCATGAACTTATTTCTACCGTCATGGATGAAAATTTAGCTGAAGAAGATGGTTTTCTGAAACAAGAATATTCAGCCGTCAACGCTGGAAAG TTCTGCACGACCATAACCACACTGATTAAGGATCGTCTAATAGATCTGGGATACGAACG ataCAAGTGTGTAGTGCAAGTTGTTTGTGTACCTTGTATGGGGCAAGGATTGGACCTAGCAAGCCGAATGGTATCAGACACACGATGGGATGATTACACTACAAAAGAAATATCACCCAATCCCAGTATGAAGTTATTCATACATGCATACAGTGTTTACACTGAATAA